A portion of the Trichomycterus rosablanca isolate fTriRos1 chromosome 17, fTriRos1.hap1, whole genome shotgun sequence genome contains these proteins:
- the hsbp1a gene encoding heat shock factor-binding protein 1a encodes MSDTEPKSAQDLTVVVQSLLQQMQDKFQTMSDQIIGRIDDMSTRIDDLEKNISDLMTQAGVEDFEGENKITDASGTA; translated from the exons ATGTCGGACACAGAGCCGAAATCAGCTCAGGATCTAACCGTCGTG GTGCAGAGCTTACTGCAGCAAATGCAGGACAAGTTCCAAACCATGTCAGACCAGATTATTGGAAGAA TTGACGATATGAGTACGAGAATTGACGACCTGGAGAAGAACATATCAGATCTGATGACTCAGGCAGGGGTGGAGGATTTTGAGGGGGAGAACAAAATCACCGATGCATCAGGAACAGCTTGA